The following proteins come from a genomic window of Deinococcus cellulosilyticus NBRC 106333 = KACC 11606:
- a CDS encoding DinB family protein, with translation MQIDLNDFYRRVKDTRAIVLNWLDTLPEGVFTREHPDFAFGSLCGIYSHIAKCYLVWVGNVGLGLPRPNLQVTSVAELREVFAQVDQVVQQALERFEGQDGPIHWTDASGEPCTFSRHWLILHPITHEFHHKGQALALARILGHPHPGNPDTDLVAP, from the coding sequence ATGCAAATCGATCTGAATGACTTCTACAGGCGGGTCAAAGACACCCGCGCCATTGTGCTGAACTGGCTGGACACCCTGCCTGAAGGGGTGTTCACCCGGGAGCATCCCGATTTCGCTTTTGGCAGCCTGTGTGGCATTTATTCGCACATCGCAAAGTGTTACCTGGTGTGGGTGGGCAATGTGGGTCTGGGACTGCCCAGACCCAACCTGCAAGTGACCAGTGTGGCAGAACTCCGCGAGGTGTTTGCACAGGTGGATCAGGTGGTTCAGCAAGCCCTGGAGCGGTTTGAAGGGCAGGATGGCCCCATCCACTGGACCGATGCATCTGGAGAGCCCTGCACCTTCTCCCGGCACTGGTTGATCTTGCACCCCATCACCCATGAGTTTCACCACAAAGGGCAGGCCCTTGCCCTGGCCCGCATTCTGGGGCATCCGCATCCCGGGAACCCGGACACCGATCTGGTTGCACCCTGA
- a CDS encoding SLC13 family permease produces the protein MDMAVLALVMLVLVLTVGAFRPDLNAGVLSIAAAFLLGAFGAGLTATQIADFLPSSLILTLVGVSLFFELLRHNGTLDLLARWALKPVRGDARWLPVAFFLIAFVLSALGPGNIAATALIAPVAMASSLQLGVSPLLMAIVVCTGANAGTFSPVAVTGSINTELMRQMGLSEPALPLQVFWRVAVIQTLSAVLAYLLFHPKAQNLNPTASEDRPDFSKQHLLSLGCMAVFIALVVVFHWPASYSAILLSVLLMVLRAAPSEKALETVPWAVVVLIAGISVLLGVLEHVGSLEMLTSRLSETPDGVFHGVLALVAGLASVGSSSSGVVMPLFIPMVPGLVPGGSERAWMDAVIAIDVGAHMVDVSPLSTLGALCLAALPEGPERQRTFRHLLLWGLMMAFLGALLVFVVLDLVS, from the coding sequence ATGGACATGGCAGTTCTGGCTCTGGTCATGCTGGTGCTGGTGCTCACGGTGGGGGCGTTTCGCCCGGACCTGAACGCAGGTGTGCTTTCCATTGCTGCGGCTTTCCTGCTGGGGGCTTTTGGTGCAGGTCTCACAGCAACCCAGATTGCTGATTTTCTGCCTTCAAGCCTGATCCTCACCCTGGTGGGGGTGTCCCTGTTTTTTGAACTGCTCAGGCACAACGGCACCCTGGACCTCCTGGCCCGCTGGGCACTGAAGCCCGTGAGGGGAGATGCCCGCTGGCTTCCAGTGGCGTTTTTCCTGATCGCTTTTGTGCTGTCCGCACTGGGTCCGGGCAACATTGCTGCAACAGCGCTCATTGCGCCAGTGGCGATGGCCAGCAGCTTGCAGTTGGGTGTGAGTCCGCTCCTGATGGCCATTGTGGTCTGCACCGGGGCCAATGCTGGAACCTTTTCACCTGTTGCGGTCACAGGCAGCATCAACACTGAACTGATGCGCCAGATGGGCCTTTCTGAGCCTGCCCTGCCGTTGCAGGTGTTCTGGAGGGTGGCAGTGATTCAGACCCTCAGTGCTGTGCTGGCCTACCTGCTGTTCCACCCGAAGGCTCAGAACCTCAACCCCACCGCTTCAGAAGACAGGCCTGATTTCAGCAAACAGCACCTGCTTTCTCTGGGGTGCATGGCGGTGTTCATTGCGCTGGTGGTGGTGTTTCACTGGCCTGCTTCCTACAGCGCGATCCTGCTTTCTGTGCTGCTGATGGTGTTGCGGGCCGCTCCCTCCGAGAAAGCCTTAGAGACCGTTCCGTGGGCAGTGGTGGTGCTCATTGCTGGCATCAGTGTGCTGCTGGGCGTGCTGGAACATGTGGGCAGCCTGGAAATGCTCACTTCCCGACTCAGTGAAACACCGGATGGGGTGTTTCATGGGGTGCTGGCCCTGGTGGCAGGTCTGGCCTCTGTTGGCAGCAGTTCCAGTGGGGTGGTGATGCCGCTCTTCATTCCCATGGTTCCCGGTCTCGTCCCGGGAGGCAGCGAAAGGGCCTGGATGGACGCAGTGATCGCCATTGATGTGGGGGCCCACATGGTGGATGTCAGTCCCCTCTCCACGCTGGGTGCCCTGTGCCTTGCTGCCCTGCCAGAAGGCCCTGAGCGGCAGCGCACTTTCCGGCACCTGCTGTTGTGGGGTCTGATGATGGCTTTCCTGGGAGCCCTGCTGGTTTTTGTGGTTCTGGATCTCGTCTCCTGA
- a CDS encoding PAS domain S-box protein produces the protein MLLQDPEGTEGTLQAVGSYGIPEDQAYLSALIRLNVQAEALARMALRFGMVDLVWEHEEQQLGPTENLIKRTQDTLFCCALRTPDQGIGLIYASCREKRKPTTQQIVAAAQVAQSLSLGLHRQHLKGTVVNRARHLQSVIDQSPDIILVGQNMKILSVNPAFTRILGYLPEEVIGRPVTDFSHPEDTPTASSAHLDIVESGQPSPAHRVRWMHRAGHAVLLEWTFTPLEDRRGIAVGREVPRENLSGPLT, from the coding sequence GTGCTCCTGCAGGACCCTGAAGGGACAGAGGGGACTTTGCAGGCGGTGGGCAGTTATGGCATCCCGGAAGATCAGGCTTACCTCTCTGCCCTGATTCGCCTGAACGTGCAGGCAGAGGCCCTGGCCCGCATGGCCCTCAGGTTTGGGATGGTGGATCTGGTGTGGGAACACGAAGAGCAGCAACTGGGCCCCACCGAGAACCTGATCAAGCGAACCCAGGACACCCTCTTTTGCTGTGCCCTGCGGACCCCGGATCAGGGCATCGGGTTGATTTACGCCTCTTGCCGGGAGAAACGCAAACCCACCACCCAGCAGATTGTGGCAGCAGCCCAGGTGGCACAGTCCCTCTCGCTTGGACTGCACCGACAACACCTGAAGGGCACCGTGGTGAACCGGGCGAGGCACCTGCAGTCGGTGATTGACCAGTCTCCGGACATCATCCTGGTGGGCCAGAACATGAAGATCCTCAGCGTCAATCCGGCCTTCACCCGCATCCTGGGGTACCTCCCTGAAGAGGTGATCGGGCGACCCGTCACCGATTTTTCCCATCCAGAGGACACCCCCACGGCCAGCAGTGCCCATCTGGACATCGTGGAGTCTGGTCAGCCTTCACCTGCCCACCGGGTCAGGTGGATGCACAGGGCAGGACATGCCGTGCTTCTGGAGTGGACGTTCACCCCACTGGAGGACCGTCGGGGGATTGCAGTGGGACGTGAAGTGCCCAGAGAAAACCTTTCTGGCCCACTCACTTGA
- a CDS encoding serine hydrolase domain-containing protein, which produces MPDPLFHPLHEWLPSEFPHLTSLLVSRQGVLLHEQYLQGDAGTAREVQSVTKSILALLYGVALDRGVLSGLQVPVLDFFPEHQSLVKDSRWERVTLQHLFTMTGGLPSELTDEVYDEAWFTHQDPVRFALEQKLLEEPGERFHYSNAGFHLLGEVLSRAVGMPLQDFAGQVLFVPLGISFSRWEEDAGGRAFGSGGLHLTAPALHRVGQLVLQNGQWEGQQIVPADWLAQITQPVVPGYEWMEGLPWYGMGWWLTTELGQRAWYATGFGGQYLALFPDLEVVVSITGDVSPHPSHRQVITEQLLPPLLPG; this is translated from the coding sequence ATGCCCGATCCTCTCTTCCACCCGCTGCATGAATGGTTGCCCTCCGAGTTTCCTCACCTCACCAGCCTTTTGGTGTCCCGTCAGGGGGTGCTCTTGCACGAGCAGTATCTGCAGGGAGATGCGGGCACGGCCAGGGAGGTTCAGTCGGTCACCAAGAGCATTCTGGCCTTGCTGTATGGTGTGGCCCTTGACCGTGGTGTGCTGTCTGGTTTGCAGGTCCCGGTGCTGGACTTCTTTCCCGAGCACCAATCCCTGGTCAAGGACTCCAGGTGGGAGAGGGTGACCCTGCAGCACCTTTTTACCATGACCGGGGGCCTTCCTTCCGAATTGACCGATGAGGTTTACGATGAGGCCTGGTTCACCCATCAGGACCCTGTGCGGTTTGCCCTGGAGCAGAAGTTGCTGGAAGAGCCCGGTGAGCGGTTCCATTATTCCAACGCTGGTTTTCACCTGCTGGGAGAGGTTCTTTCCCGGGCGGTGGGAATGCCTTTGCAGGACTTTGCCGGGCAGGTGCTGTTCGTTCCTCTGGGGATTTCCTTTTCCCGTTGGGAGGAAGATGCTGGAGGGCGTGCTTTTGGTTCGGGAGGCCTGCACCTGACGGCCCCTGCCCTTCACAGGGTCGGTCAGCTGGTGCTGCAAAACGGCCAGTGGGAGGGGCAGCAGATCGTGCCTGCCGACTGGCTTGCACAGATCACCCAGCCAGTGGTGCCGGGTTATGAATGGATGGAAGGCCTTCCCTGGTACGGGATGGGCTGGTGGCTGACCACAGAACTGGGCCAGAGGGCCTGGTATGCCACAGGTTTTGGGGGGCAGTATCTGGCGCTTTTCCCGGATCTTGAAGTGGTGGTGTCCATCACAGGTGACGTGTCACCTCACCCTTCCCATCGACAGGTGATCACAGAGCAGCTTTTGCCCCCTTTGCTGCCGGGGTGA
- a CDS encoding phosphoribosyltransferase, producing MSFQNRTVAGEQLAERIFKKVHAQKVLVLAIPRGGIPVALPVARKLNAPLDVLVVRKLTPEGTDRPATGALSAGGVQLLDGDTMEWFHLAPHTLNESHTLQMQALEKQEQGYRSGLHPLNLSGLTVVLIDDGMVTGATMRAAIQAVWYLGAKHLVVAVPQASRESIIAVQGLVDEVVCLETPVPYSTVRDGYAEPLGFTDAELSSMLRELSV from the coding sequence ATGTCCTTTCAAAACCGCACGGTGGCAGGAGAACAACTCGCTGAACGGATCTTCAAAAAAGTGCATGCCCAGAAGGTGCTGGTGCTCGCGATCCCGAGAGGGGGAATTCCGGTGGCCCTTCCGGTGGCCCGCAAGTTGAATGCCCCGCTGGACGTGCTGGTGGTGCGCAAACTCACCCCTGAGGGAACAGACCGCCCGGCCACCGGAGCCCTCTCGGCAGGTGGAGTGCAATTGCTGGACGGGGACACCATGGAGTGGTTCCATCTGGCCCCTCACACCCTGAATGAAAGCCACACCCTGCAAATGCAGGCCCTGGAAAAACAGGAGCAGGGTTACCGTTCAGGGTTGCATCCCCTGAACCTCAGTGGCCTGACGGTGGTGCTCATTGATGACGGCATGGTCACCGGGGCCACCATGCGTGCAGCCATTCAGGCGGTGTGGTACCTGGGAGCGAAGCACCTGGTGGTCGCAGTTCCACAAGCCTCCCGTGAATCCATCATTGCCGTGCAGGGTCTGGTGGATGAGGTGGTCTGTCTGGAAACCCCTGTTCCGTATTCCACCGTCCGTGACGGTTATGCAGAACCGCTGGGCTTCACCGATGCCGAACTGAGCAGCATGCTGCGGGAGCTTTCCGTGTAG
- a CDS encoding universal stress protein, with product MKRILVPTDFSASAQKALELARHLCPQAKIGVLHVFDASAMYAPYADGIGPLYLMEEANKGLQTETLHRLREWCQKGEESWQVVGQPAEAILREAKEFQADGIFMGTHGRRGFSHLLFGSVAEQVVRQSPVPVMVVRAVEH from the coding sequence GTGAAACGCATTCTGGTTCCCACCGATTTTTCAGCCAGTGCCCAGAAAGCCCTGGAACTCGCCCGCCACCTGTGCCCGCAGGCCAAAATCGGGGTGCTGCATGTCTTTGATGCCAGTGCCATGTACGCCCCTTATGCAGATGGCATTGGACCTCTGTACCTGATGGAAGAGGCCAACAAAGGCCTGCAAACAGAAACCCTGCACAGGCTCAGGGAATGGTGCCAGAAAGGTGAAGAATCCTGGCAGGTGGTGGGTCAACCTGCAGAAGCCATTCTCCGTGAGGCAAAGGAATTTCAGGCCGATGGCATCTTCATGGGCACCCACGGCAGGCGCGGTTTCAGTCACCTGCTCTTTGGCAGTGTGGCCGAGCAGGTGGTGCGGCAGTCCCCTGTTCCGGTGATGGTGGTGCGGGCAGTGGAGCATTGA